The Eremothecium gossypii ATCC 10895 chromosome IV, complete sequence genome contains a region encoding:
- a CDS encoding ADL112Wp (Syntenic homolog of Saccharomyces cerevisiae YIL040W (APQ12)), whose protein sequence is MCACCARVPCPAQEPARTKLCQHIASPPRHGPGPRATATAAGAPQRRARTHLRAARRCSRAGARPPVPGCRVLAHPPPAHRRRRPRSSRAARCAAPHGPARARPARARCLQPRLGHARPPRPARDCRLRSRPRLGPRRHSPLRAARLRRPRRRGRPGLRGRTPLPRRPAPPPPYIADL, encoded by the coding sequence ATGTGCGCTTGCTGCGCGCGTGTGCCCTGCCCCGCACAAGAACCCGCGCGCACGAAACTCTGCCAGCACATCGCCTCCCCCCCCAGACATGGCCCAGGACCTCGAGCAACAGCtactgctgctggcgcgccgcagcgccgcgctcgcACTCACCTTcgcgcagcacgccgcTGCAGCCGCGCTGGCGCTCGCCCGCCAGTACCCGGTTGCCGCGTACTGGCTCACCCTCCTCCTGCTCaccgtcgccgccgcccgcgtAGCTCGCGCGCTGCTCGCTGCGCTGCGCCGCATGGCCCTGCTCGTGCTCGTCCTGCTCGCGCTCGCTGCCTACAGCCGCGGTTGGGACACGCTCGCCCGCCACGACCTGCCCGCGATTGCCGCCTACGATCCCGCCCGCGCCTGGGCCCACGTCGCCACAGCCCTCTCCGCGCTGCGCGTCTTCGCCGCCCACGTCGCCGCGGGCGCCCCGGCCTTCGAGGACGCACTCCGCTCCCTCGCAGACCAGCACCGCCCCCTCCGTACATAGCTGATCTATAA
- the GVP36 gene encoding Gvp36p (Syntenic homolog of Saccharomyces cerevisiae YIL041W (GVP36)) — MSFNAFADSFSKRFQEISSTVQQKAQEAQLDKKLKDLSLSVSQRTQDLTSNLPSLAQTTQRRVQERLGQVTDISQMPEEYVELEQRVDRTKLIYDNFLKVSQIYESESYDYPQHISDSVNDFSKTVTGKVQELTKATTTEEAQSILISPGPARNPKTLNYALSKVALTSSEYLSKSGSDDVVTADILLKYSDVQAKIAQARLQQDTLIQTRFNRRLREKLNTQFAEAMQSRKQVDQKRLQYDIARANFTAARPEKQASLRVQMETLEDQFAQSTEDAVALMQAVIDDTEFLKEFQELVTAQLGFHKAAAELLSGFATVFAADSAVHISSADYK; from the coding sequence ATGTCGTTCAACGCTTTTGCCGATTCATTCTCCAAGCGATTCCAGGAGATATCCTCGACGGTCCAGCAGAAGGCTCAGGAAGCTCAGTTGGATAAAAAACTGAAGGACCTGTCGCTGAGCGTCAGCCAGCGGACGCAGGACCTGACCTCGAACTTGCCATCGCTGGCGCAGACGACGCAGCGCCGGGTGCAGGAGCGGCTGGGCCAGGTTACAGATATTTCGCAGATGCCCGAGGAGTATGTGGAGCTCGAGCAACGGGTGGACAGGACGAAGTTAATTTACGACAACTTCCTGAAGGTGTCGCAAATCTACGAGTCGGAGAGCTACGACTACCCGCAGCACATCAGTGACTCGGTAAACGACTTTTCGAAGACCGTGACTGGCAAGGTGCAGGAGTTGACCAAGGCGACTACGACCGAGGAGGCACAGAGCATCCTTATTTCCCCTGGCCCAGCCCGCAACCCAAAGACGCTGAACTACGCGCTCAGCAAGGTTGCGTTGACCTCGAGCGAGTACCTCAGCAAGTCGGGCTCGGACGACGTTGTAACAGCTGATATTCTGCTCAAGTACAGCGATGTGCAGGCGAAGATTGCACAGGCCCGGTTGCAGCAGGACACACTGATTCAAACCCGGTTCAATCGGCGTCTGCGGGAAAAGCTGAACACCCAGTTTGCGGAGGCTATGCAGTCGCGCAAACAGGTGGATCAGAAACGGCTGCAGTACGATATCGCAAGAGCGAACTTCACCGCTGCACGCCCGGAAAAACAAGCCTCTCTGCGTGTGCAGATGGAGACCCTAGAAGACCAATTTGCGCAAAGCACCGAAGACGCAGTGGCCTTGATGCAAGCTGTGATCGACGACACTGAGTTCTTGAAAGAGTTTCAAGAGCTGGTTACTGCGCAGCTTGGGTTCCACAAGGCGGCCGCAGAGCTTCTTTCCGGGTTTGCAACTGTTTTCGCCGCAGATTCGGCAGTCCACATTTCCTCAGCTGACTACAAATGA
- the CAJ1 gene encoding Caj1p (Syntenic homolog of Saccharomyces cerevisiae YER048C (CAJ1)) codes for MVKDTTYYDILGVTPSASAEQIKKAYRKKAIQTHPDKNPNDPDAQAKFQEVSKAYKVLSDPDLKNRYNEFGLSDERGEMVMEEDPFEMLMAVFGGDSFQQWIGEYSFLRNLMKQTELFECEDEDDEHGESQDNKSAGGTPAGSACGRAESTHLSTYQRTASAGVSGGARSGGARSGGASSGGASSGGSGARTEQTSASSADTGTSGSSDQARKDRRHRQRERFLELERERREEKKRQIEELARILDKKITDYQIAALAGRVSEFQESLQSEIDKSLKTESFGIELLQLISKVYRSKANNFLMSQKTYGISRIFTGMHEKTKSVKSTFSMLNSAMNAMSAQKELEKLDLENMNPYERAQIEFLIQGKSMGMMWSLNKFELQSKLKGICDRLLDDKTVPSRQRVGKAKALLFIAEMFGNARRAPGDVDPAILEFEEMVLQSKNVRIKTRKQPGRVTDQNIFFAKLNSADQENVPPTANGPPPTQGRERLHTSRSQHASQKPAPSRPHTSRSPPQRPSPTRSTSQREPPQRPSTAHPSPTRSSNLPSTAHGGSVRGSGSYATARVSPMHDTPPRAAAHPLC; via the coding sequence ATGGTCAAGGATACTACGTATTACGACATTTTGGGGGTGACGCCTAGCGCATCTGCAGAGCAGATTAAGAAGGCGTACCGCAAGAAGGCCATACAAACACACCCCGACAAGAACCCCAACGACCCAGATGCGCAGGCGAAGTTCCAGGAGGTCAGCAAGGCATACAAGGTGTTGAGTGACCCGGACTTGAAGAACCGCTACAACGAGTTTGGGCTCAGTGACGAGCGGGGGGAGATGGTCATGGAGGAGGATCCATTTGAGATGCTCATGGCGGTGTTTGGCGGGGACTCGTTCCAGCAGTGGATCGGCGAGTACTCGTTTTTGCGGAACCTCATGAAGCAGACGGAGCTGTTTGAGTGCGAGGACGAAGACGATGAGCACGGAGAATCGCAAGATAACAAATCGGCGGGCGGCACAcccgcgggcagcgcgTGCGGGCGGGCGGAGAGCACGCATCTGTCGACGTACCAGCGCACCGCGAGCGCGGGGGTGagcggcggggcgcgcagcggcggggcgcgcagcggcggggcgagcagcggcggggcgagcagcggcggcagcggcgcgcgcaccgAGCAGACGTCTGCGTCGTCGGCAGACACAGGCACGTCGGGCAGCAGCGACCAGGCACGCAAGGACCGGCGGCACCGCCAGCGGGAGCGGTTCTTGGAGTTGGAGCGTGAGCGCCGGGAGGAGAAGAAGAGACAGATCGAAGAGCTCGCGCGCATTCTCGACAAAAAGATCACCGACTACCAGATCGCTGCGCTTGCGGGCCGGGTGAGCGAGTTCCAGGAGAGTTTGCAGAGCGAAATCGACAAGTCGCTCAAGACCGAGAGCTTTGGGATTGAGCTTTTGCAGTTGATCAGCAAGGTATACCGCAGCAAGGCAAATAACTTCCTCATGTCGCAGAAGACCTACGGCATTTCCAGGATCTTCACGGGCATGCATGAGAAGACCAAGTCTGTCAAGTCCACATTCAGCATGTTGAATTCTGCGATGAACGCTATGAGCGCGCAGAAGGAGCTCGAGAAGCTTGACCTCGAAAACATGAATCCCTACGAGCGCGCGCAAATCGAGTTCTTGATCCAGGGCAAGTCCATGGGCATGATGTGGAGCCTCAACAAGTTCGAACTCCAGAGCAAGTTGAAGGGTATCTGCGACCGCTTGTTGGATGACAAGACGGTGCCCTCGCGCCAGCGCGTGGGGAAGGCCAAGGCGTTGTTGTTCATCGCCGAGATGTTTGGTAATGCCCGCCGTGCCCCCGGCGACGTGGATCCCGCCATCTTGGAGTTCGAGGAGATGGTGCTACAGTCCAAGAACGTCCGCATCAAGACTCGTAAGCAGCCGGGCAGGGTCACGGACCAGAACATCTTCTTCGCGAAGTTGAACTCCGCAGACCAGGAGAACGTCCCGCCCACCGCGAACGGCCcgccgccaacacagggCAGGGAACGCCTTCACACTTCGCGCTCGCAGCACGCGTCCCAGAAGCCTGCTCCCTCGCGGCCGCACACTTCGCGCTCTCCACCCCAGCGTCCTTCGCCTACTCGCTCCACGTCGCAGCGTGAGCCACCGCAACGTCCCTCCACAGCACACCCCTCACCCACCCGCAGTTCTAATCTTCCTTCTACCGCGCACGGGGGCTCAGTCCGCGGTTCTGGCTCTTACGCAACAGCTCGTGTCTCCCCGATGCATGACACGCCGCCACGCGCAGCTGCCCATCCTCTCTGCTGA
- the PKP1 gene encoding protein kinase PKP1 (Syntenic homolog of Saccharomyces cerevisiae YIL042C (PKP1)) — protein sequence MNRLPVSVPLARAGRAMFTGRWAAKVEACAKVMGSQMLNRSCRLVRDTSCSRCLSTMPARSAGGSLSQLSFEQLYQLRSNLEMLIQDYAKREIPRITYEFLTEYVPPLSDNERFMLSIKVLNMLLTYTCRRLLALQRLPYIAVINPNIEESNRLYLKTLESLLAIELPYGLHDHAAMREKLITFLDDHGDTLVTLSKGFEEIMDFYPQQKVFDFLNIHLRDRLSMKLLVTHYLRLVEQSSGADCIGVLDKRLNIAELVKRTEEFVGDLTFVKYDRIVPVNILEGHDVTFACIPQDLEYVLQEILKNSARAHIENHTPSNYSAEKPIEVTIVRSYEDLEIRIRDFGGGIPPDVEDRMFDYSYTTSEKDAKDTGMSAYIIPGQDVSNVSGMGFGLPLCKAYVEMFNGELDIVSLWGWGTDVYIRLKGPKESLLDRVK from the coding sequence ATGAACCGTCTACCAGTTAGCGTACCTCTGGCCcgcgcggggcgcgcgATGTTTACAGGCAGGTGGGCAGCAAAGGTGGAGGCTTGTGCGAAGGTGATGGGAAGCCAGATGCTCAACCGCTCGTGCCGGCTGGTGAGGGATACTTCATGCAGCCGGTGTCTGAGCACCATgcccgcgcgcagcgcgggcggctCGCTCTCGCAGCTGAGTTTTGAGCAGCTGTACCAGTTACGCTCCAACCTAGAAATGCTGATCCAGGACTACGCCAAGCGCGAGATACCGCGGATAACTTACGAGTTTCTTACCGAGTACGTGCCACCGCTTTCAGACAACGAGCGGTTCATGTTGAGCATCAAGGTACTGAACATGCTATTGACGTATACATGTAGGCGGCTGCTTGCCCTGCAGCGTCTGCCGTATATTGCAGTAATAAACCCGAACATCGAGGAGTCCAACCGGCTTTACCTCAAGACACTGGAGTCTCTGCTGGCAATTGAGCTGCCGTATGGTCTGCATGACCATGCTGCGATGCGTGAGAAACTGATCACGTTCTTGGATGACCATGGCGACACGCTTGTGACGCTCTCGAAGGGCTTCGAGGAGATCATGGACTTCTACCCGCAGCAGAAGGTGTTTGATTTCCTGAATATACACTTGCGTGACCGCCTGTCGATGAAGCTGCTGGTGACGCATTACCTGCGTCTGGTCGAGCAGAGCTCTGGCGCGGACTGTATCGGCGTTTTGGATAAGAGGTTGAATATCGCGGAGCTGGTGAAGCGCACCGAGGAATTCGTCGGGGACCTGACGTTCGTCAAGTACGACCGGATTGTGCCCGTGAATATCCTCGAAGGCCACGATGTTACGTTTGCTTGCATTCCGCAGGACCTCGAGTATGTGCTCCAGGAGATCCTCAAGAATAGCGCCAGGGCGCACATTGAGAACCACACTCCCAGCAATTACTCCGCCGAGAAGCCCATCGAGGTTACGATAGTGCGGTCCTACGAGGACCTTGAGATCCGCATCCGGGATTTTGGGGGCGGCATACCACCCGACGTGGAGGATCGAATGTTCGACTACAGCTATACCACCAGCGAGAAAGACGCCAAGGATACCGGCATGAGCGCATACATCATTCCCGGCCAGGACGTGTCCAACGTATCCGGCATGGGCTTTGGGTTGCCGCTCTGCAAGGCGTACGTCGAGATGTTTAACGGCGAACTAGACATCGTCTCGCTATGGGGCTGGGGCACAGATGTGTACATCAGACTGAAAGGGCCCAAGGAAAGCTTACTGGACAGAGTCAAATAG
- the TED1 gene encoding Ted1p (Syntenic homolog of Saccharomyces cerevisiae YIL039W (TED1)) has translation MSQQNLKKLTILALVLALASNLYIYTYPSLFPCRCSFEQQNALQGLDDNSTLAQRVWCRSQYYFSDVTKQLGSTHTRAATPEQGAVPEVRLLAIGDPQINGIWPTTPYLRRLEIFINDYFLGHVIQRMLRRLAPTHVAVMGDLFSSQWIGDSEYYNRTMRYTRRLLGRSDKLLQAQRDESHDAAGEYNRDWQQYGRDYEAVRQGDLTMFSWHRENAWRWAPEDDYLLINITGNHDVGYSGDTTYQHMARYKHLFGEDNYWIEYDRDTDHAWRVVVLNDLLLEGPALQPEFIDTTWRFLEHLAARDFPGTTVLLTHVPFHKPAGLCHDNPETRYYPPGYEREPYKVGLLRSQNLLSPDVSDRVLNLVFANGKPGIILTGHDHEGCDTAYTRAPDGSWAAQPPSAQPAHVRELTVRSVMAQYGGNVGLLRGSFDPATASWRWTYSVCPFAHQAVWYCAKLMPVVLILLLSTLYVW, from the coding sequence ATGTCCCAGCAGAATCTGAAGAAGCTAACCATACTTGCCTtggtgctggcgctggcgtCTAATCTCTACATCTACACGTATCCATCTCTCTTCCCGTGCAGATGCTCGTTTGAACAGCAAAATGCATTGCAAGGGCTCGACGACAACTCCACGCTAGCACAGCGTGTCTGGTGCCGCTCGCAGTACTACTTCAGTGATGTGACCAAGCAACTGGGTTCCACACACACGCGGGCAGCGACCCCCGAGCAAGGGGCCGTGCCTGAGGTGAGGCTGCTGGCCATCGGAGACCCGCAAATCAACGGCATCTGGCCCACCACGCCGTACCTGCGGCGCCTGGAGATATTCATCAACGACTACTTCCTGGGCCACGTCATCCAGCGGATGCTTAGGCGGCTGGCGCCGACCCACGTGGCGGTGATGGGCGACCTGTTCTCCTCGCAGTGGATCGGCGACTCGGAGTACTACAACCGGACCATGCGCTACACTCGCCGCCTGCTCGGGCGCAGCGACAAGCTGCTACAGGCGCAGCGCGACGAGTCGCACGATGCCGCCGGCGAGTACAACCGCGACTGGCAGCAATACGGCCGGGACTACGAGGCGGTGCGCCAGGGCGACCTGACGATGTTCTCCTGGCACCGCGAGAACGCATGGCGCTGGGCCCCCGAGGACGACTACCTCCTCATCAACATCACGGGCAACCACGACGTCGGCTACTCCGGCGACACCACGTACCAGCACATGGCGCGCTACAAGCATCTTTTCGGCGAGGACAACTACTGGATCGAGTACGACCGCGACACGGATCACGCTTGGCGCGTCGTGGTCCTCAACGACCTGCTCCTGGAGGGCCCCGCGCTTCAGCCGGAGTTCATCGACACCACCTGGCGCTTCCTGGAGCACCTCGCCGCCCGCGACTTCCCCGGCACCACCGTGCTGTTGACCCACGTCCCCTTCCACAAACCCGCAGGCCTCTGCCACGACAACCCGGAGACCAGGTACTACCCCCCCGGCTACGAGCGCGAGCCCTACAAGGTCGGCCTCCTGCGTTCGCAGAACCTGCTCTCCCCAGACGTCTCTGACCGCGTGCTCAACCTCGTCTTTGCGAACGGCAAGCCCGGCATCATCCTGACCGGCCACGACCACGAGGGCTGCGACACCGCCTACACCCGCGCCCCCGATGGCTCTTGGGCCGCCCAACCGCCCTCCGCCCAGCCCGCCCACGTCCGCGAGCTCACCGTCCGCTCCGTCATGGCCCAGTACGGCGGCAACGTCGGCCTTCTGCGCGGCTCGTTCGACCCCGCCACCGCCTCTTGGCGCTGGACCTACTCCGTGTGTCCCTTCGCCCACCAGGCGGTCTGGTACTGCGCCAAGCTTATGCCCGTCGTTTTGATCCTCCTGCTCTCCACCCTCTACGTGTGGTAG
- the TPA1 gene encoding oxidative DNA demethylase (Syntenic homolog of Saccharomyces cerevisiae YER049W (TPA1)): MKRRAPSQPVFESKQPFLEIEKVKASFNSKIWDDSYREQLREEVASNKPYNWGTIHDLVDPDLLRSVRREIEKEIHFTNKETDIYKVNQSGDLANLSGLDWKDLSRLPSLCRLRQILYSDVYRDFIGYVAGAGKLSGTKMDMSINTYTKGCHLLTHDDVIGSRRVSFILYLPDPDKTWKEHYGGALRLFPSIIPNVPTSDFSAKLVPQFNQLAFFHVQPGYSFHDVEEVKVDKHRLSIQGWYHIPQEGEEGFVPGEEEQYVNTNISTLAQLESNLLQDYEFPKSERSILPLQQLKQLEKFLGSESEDTASYLNADELAYLSMYISEEHLSLEGIKSLQSKFTENSYLQIDSFLNEQKSALLKKLIKIEELEKECPYKAAEVEKPWKTAIPPYKWRFMYIDGKSHEHFCSEDDIKRRLVHEELPNFTLLKQGLSDHLSVEPALLELVEFFKSFAFKKYLALLTLLCPLTEQLLIRRFRPGHDFTLATKIYPSQLLQHVEGFVDAVLEGVLCLTPTDGWESGELGGYELYMGDQDDEDMNKDVEDAAVYRSDDSGSSVLINKPASWNSFNLVLRDESVLQFVKYVSWAAKSSRWDISMNWDVKSFENDPNSNEEKD; encoded by the coding sequence ATGAAACGGCGCGCACCATCTCAGCCTGTGTTTGAGAGCAAACAGCCCTTTTTGGAAATTGAGAAGGTAAAGGCATCGTTCAATTCGAAAATATGGGACGATTCGTATcgcgagcagctgcgggagGAGGTCGCCAGTAACAAGCCCTACAACTGGGGCACAATCCACGACCTTGTGGACCCAGATCTCCTGCGCTCTGTGCGCCGAGAAATCGAGAAGGAAATCCACTTCACCAACAAGGAAACGGACATCTACAAGGTGAACCAGAGCGGGGACCTTGCGAATCTGTCGGGCCTCGACTGGAAGGACCTGTCGCGGCTACCCAGCCTCTGTCGTCTGCGGCAGATCCTGTACTCGGACGTTTACCGGGACTTCATCGGATATGTTGCCGGTGCGGGCAAGCTGTCCGGGACTAAGATGGACATGAGTATTAATACATACACCAAGGGCTGCCACCTGTTGACACACGACGATGTGATTGGCTCGCGGCGGGTCAGTTTTATTCTCTACTTGCCAGACCCTGACAAGACCTGGAAGGAGCACTATGGTGGGGCGCTGCGACTCTTCCCCAGTATCATTCCGAATGTGCCCACAAGTGACTTCAGCGCTAAACTCGTTCCGCAGTTTAACCAGCTAGCTTTCTTCCACGTGCAGCCAGGCTACTCCTTCCATGATGTGGAGGAGGTGAAGGTGGACAAGCACCGGCTCTCTATCCAGGGTTGGTACCATATCCCGCAGGAGGGCGAGGAAGGCTTTGTCCCAGGCGAGGAAGAACAGTACGTGAACACGAACATAAGCACTCTGGCACAGCTCGAGTCGAATCTACTGCAGGACTACGAGTTTCCTAAGAGCGAGCGGAGCATCCTGCCTCTACAGCAGTTGAAGCAGTTGGAAAAGTTCCTGGGCAGCGAGTCGGAAGATACTGCTTCTTACTTGAATGCTGATGAGCTGGCATACTTGTCCATGTACATATCAGAAGAGCACTTGTCGTTGGAGGGGATCAAGAGCCTACAGTCCAAGTTTACAGAGAACTCATATCTGCAAATCGACTCTTTCTTGAATGAGCAGAAGTCCGCTCTATTGAAGAAGCTCATAAAGATCGAAGAACTTGAAAAGGAATGCCCTTACAAAGCTGCAGAGGTGGAAAAGCCATGGAAGACTGCAATCCCTCCTTACAAGTGGCGGTTTATGTACATAGACGGCAAGTCACACGAACATTTCTGTTCTGAGGATGACATAAAACGGCGCTTAGTGCATGAGGAATTGCCAAACTTCACGCTGCTGAAACAGGGACTCTCAGACCACCTTTCTGTCGAGCCAGCGCTGCTGGAGTTGGTAGAGTTTTTTAAGAGCTTTGCTTTCAAGAAGTACCTGGCACTATTGACACTTCTATGCCCGCTGACAGAGCAACTTTTGATCCGCAGATTCCGGCCAGGCCACGATTTTACTTTGGCGACCAAGATATACCCCAGCCAATTACTGCAACATGTGGAAGGCTTTGTAGACGCAGTTCTAGAAGGTGTTCTGTGCCTAACTCCTACAGATGGGTGGGAGTCCGGGGAGCTGGGCGGTTATGAGCTGTACATGGGGGACCAAGATGACGAAGACATGAACAAAGACGTTGAGGATGCTGCTGTCTACAGATCCGACGACAGCGGTAGCTCTGTTCTTATCAACAAGCCTGCCTCCTGGAATTCCTTCAATTTGGTATTGCGGGACGAGAGTGTGCTGCAGTTTGTCAAATATGTAAGCTGGGCCGCCAAGTCCAGCAGGTGGGATATCTCCATGAATTGGGACGTCAAATCTTTCGAAAACGACCCTAACAGCAATGAAGAGAAAGATTAG
- the ISD11 gene encoding Isd11p (Syntenic homolog of Saccharomyces cerevisiae YER048W-A (ISD11)) codes for MQVSINRSRAQRSLLLSATTTMAGPTRAGVLHLYREFVRSARQFNNYNFREYFMRHSRDTFRKHREASGEELQQLWERAQQEVGVLKRQSVISQMYTFDKLVVEQLRK; via the coding sequence ATGCAAGTGAGCATAAATcgctcgcgcgcgcagcggaGTCTGCTCCTGTCCGCCACAACTACAATGGCGGGACCCACTAGAGCAGGCGTGCTGCACCTCTACCGCGAATTTgtgcgcagcgcgcgccagTTCAACAACTACAACTTCCGCGAGTACTTCATGCGCCACTCGCGCGACACCTTCCGGAAGCACAGGGAGGCCTCGGGCGAGGAGCTGCAACAGCTGTGGGAGCGAGCGCAGCAGGAGGTGGGAGTGTTGAAGCGGCAGAGCGTGATCTCTCAGATGTATACTTTCGATAAGCTAGTCGTCGAGCAACTGCGCAAGTGA